The stretch of DNA TGTTATTAATAAGGTCGATCTGCCTAGCGCCCGTGTGGATGAAGTAAAGGGACAAATAATAGAATTAATTGGGTGTGATGAGAATGAAATCATTTGTGCCAGTGCCAAAAGTGGTATTGGAATTCAGGATGTATTTGATGCCATTATAGAACGCATCCCGGCACCGGCAGATAATGCCGAAGCACCATTGCGAGCCATGGTATTTGATTCTGTCCACGACAACTACAAAGGTGCAATTCCTTACGTCCGAGTGTTTGATGGTGTACTCAAGCCCGGAGAAACGGCCCGATTTTTTGCCCACGACCGTCAATATGATATTACAGAAGTGGGCCATTTTGTGTTGAAACAAGTTCCGGCCAAAGAACTCCGCGCCGGAGATGTGGGCTATCTATTAGCCAGCATTCGCGATGTATCCCATATTTTACCGGGAGATACAATTACGACGAAATCAAATCCTGCAACTGATGCTTTGGCGGGATTTAAAGAAATAAAACCAATGGTCTTTTCCGGGTTGTATCCTTCTGATGCTGATGATTATGACCAACTGCGAATGGCTCTCGATAAATTAAAATTGAATGATGCTTCCTTATTCTATGAACCGGAAACGAGCAAAGCATTGGGTTTTGGATTTCGTTGTGGATTTTTAGGGTTGCTCCACATGGAGATTATCCAAGAAAGGCTCGAGCGGGAATTTGACTTGGCATTGGTGACAACTACACCTAATGTGCAGTATAAAGTTGAGTTGCGGAATGGGAAGATTGTTGAAGTGGATACACCGGCAAAAATGCCGCCAACGGGAGATATTCAATCAATTTTAGAACCCCACGTTTCAGCTGAAATTATTACACCAAAAGAGTTCATCGGCAACATTATGACACTTTGCCAAAGAAAGCGTGGCATTTATAAGAACACCAATTACCTCACGGCAGAAAAGGCACAATTGCATTACGACCTTCCTTTAGGTGAAATTATTTTTGATTTTTATGATAAATTGAAATCCACTAGTAAAGGGTATGCATCTCTAGATTACCATTTGTCCGGTTATGTATCCGGTGATCTGAAAAAATTGGATATTCTTATCAATAACGAAACGGTTGATGCTCTGTCTTTTATTACCCATACTGATGATGCTTACCATCGCGGAGTTGCCCTTTGCTCA from Candidatus Neomarinimicrobiota bacterium encodes:
- the lepA gene encoding elongation factor 4, giving the protein VINKVDLPSARVDEVKGQIIELIGCDENEIICASAKSGIGIQDVFDAIIERIPAPADNAEAPLRAMVFDSVHDNYKGAIPYVRVFDGVLKPGETARFFAHDRQYDITEVGHFVLKQVPAKELRAGDVGYLLASIRDVSHILPGDTITTKSNPATDALAGFKEIKPMVFSGLYPSDADDYDQLRMALDKLKLNDASLFYEPETSKALGFGFRCGFLGLLHMEIIQERLEREFDLALVTTTPNVQYKVELRNGKIVEVDTPAKMPPTGDIQSILEPHVSAEIITPKEFIGNIMTLCQRKRGIYKNTNYLTAEKAQLHYDLPLGEIIFDFYDKLKSTSKGYASLDYHLSGYVSGDLKKLDILINNETVDALSFITHTDDAYHRGVALCSKLKELIPRQMFDVPIQASLGNKIIARSTVKMIKKNVTAKCYGGDITRKRKLWEKQKEGKKRMKSIGRVEIPQEALLAVLQIDSD